The genomic segment AATTGTCCGTCATCCCCGGAGGTCTGCGAGATAATGGTGAGGTCAACTTCTTCTTTTCTTTTAAGCGGATATTCGTTCCACTGCTTGAAAGTCCCTTCGAGCCCTGTTCCGACTACCGTTATATTTCCTTCTATGTAGTTTGATTTTTCCCTTCGGATATTTTCGAGTCCGCCCAAGGCTTCGTAGTGTTTTTCGAATATTTCATAAGGGTCCAGAAGTTCTCCCGACCAGGTCGGGCCGGTAGAGGCGGTGTCAATCACTTCGTTTTCAGTGCTTTTTTTAGAACAGCTCTGAAAAGCAAAAAAACAGAAATTAAATGCCAGAACTGCGGTGAAAAGCGTTGTTTTTTTCATAGAAATCTTCCTTATTTCTGTATGTTTGGTTTATTGATTTTTAAAGTATTTATCAAATCAATTTTAGTTCGCATATAAAAAATATAACATGAATAAAGGTTGTTTATAAAGGTTTATGAAATCAAAAACAGTATGCATAATATAATGATTGATTATGCATAATACAGTATGTATAATATGCATAAGAGGAGGAAAAATGAGGACGACTTTAGACTTGCCCGAAGATCTTATAAAGGAAGCGATGAGGTTGACAGGGAGCCGAACCAAGACAGAAGTGATAAAATCAGCTCTGAAATTCTTAATACAAAGGGAAAAGATCAAGGATTTAAAAAGATATTACG from the candidate division WOR-3 bacterium genome contains:
- a CDS encoding type II toxin-antitoxin system VapB family antitoxin, coding for MRTTLDLPEDLIKEAMRLTGSRTKTEVIKSALKFLIQREKIKDLKRYYGKIDLDIDLNSLRKR